The following proteins are encoded in a genomic region of Actinomadura sp. NAK00032:
- a CDS encoding aldehyde dehydrogenase family protein: protein MSARRAGRRPEWDRSAVYVGGRWRATAHGRTIEVENPATEAVTGTAADAGAEDAAAAVSAAAAAFPSWSAMPPHERLAVLGRVHTALEHRRDLLVETTVAELGAPLRVAREAHIDTGLDVLRAYLDAAGDLAWEERVGNSLVLREGIGVAACVTPWNYPFYQVLAKIGGALAAGAAVVLKPAELTPLSAYLLTDAIDEAGVPPGVFNLVPGPGRVVGEALAGHPDVDAISFTGSTRVGARVAAVAAAGIKRVSLELGGKSASVVLPGADLETAVRASVDAAMLNSGQTCTAWTRLLVPRADLEPALRLAAAHADALIVGDPARSETDLGPVASAPQRRTVTGFVERAGAAGARIVTGGAERPAGLPRGHYVRPTVVTDVAADAEIVQEEVFGPVLTVQPYDGVEEAVALANGTPYGLAGAVWGPDRDAAVAVARRLRTGQVDVNGGAFNPAAPFGGYGRSGNGRELGRWGIEEFLETKALQL, encoded by the coding sequence GTGAGCGCCCGGCGGGCCGGCCGCCGTCCCGAATGGGACCGGTCGGCGGTGTACGTCGGCGGCCGGTGGCGCGCGACGGCGCACGGCCGGACCATCGAGGTCGAGAACCCGGCGACCGAAGCGGTGACCGGGACCGCCGCCGACGCCGGAGCCGAGGACGCCGCGGCCGCCGTGTCCGCCGCGGCGGCGGCCTTCCCGTCGTGGTCGGCCATGCCGCCGCACGAGCGGCTGGCCGTGCTCGGACGCGTCCACACCGCCCTCGAACACCGGCGCGACCTGCTCGTGGAGACGACCGTCGCCGAACTCGGCGCGCCCCTCCGCGTGGCCCGGGAGGCGCACATCGACACGGGGCTGGACGTCCTGCGCGCCTACCTCGACGCCGCCGGGGACCTCGCCTGGGAGGAGCGCGTCGGGAACTCGCTCGTCCTGCGCGAGGGCATCGGCGTGGCCGCCTGCGTCACCCCGTGGAACTACCCCTTCTACCAGGTCCTCGCCAAGATCGGCGGTGCCCTCGCCGCCGGCGCCGCCGTCGTGCTCAAACCGGCCGAGCTGACGCCGCTGTCGGCGTACCTGCTCACCGACGCGATCGACGAGGCGGGCGTCCCGCCGGGCGTCTTCAACCTGGTCCCCGGGCCGGGGCGGGTCGTCGGGGAGGCCCTCGCGGGCCACCCGGACGTGGACGCGATCTCCTTCACCGGCTCCACCCGGGTCGGCGCCCGCGTCGCGGCCGTCGCCGCCGCGGGGATCAAGCGCGTCAGCCTCGAACTGGGCGGCAAGTCCGCGAGCGTCGTCCTCCCCGGGGCCGACCTCGAAACGGCCGTGCGCGCGTCCGTCGACGCGGCCATGCTCAACTCCGGGCAGACCTGCACGGCCTGGACCCGGCTCCTCGTACCGCGCGCGGACCTCGAACCGGCGCTGCGCCTCGCCGCCGCGCACGCCGACGCGCTGATCGTGGGCGATCCGGCCCGCTCCGAGACCGACCTCGGGCCGGTCGCGTCGGCGCCGCAGCGGCGGACCGTCACGGGCTTCGTCGAGCGGGCCGGGGCCGCCGGCGCACGGATCGTCACCGGGGGAGCGGAGCGCCCGGCGGGACTGCCGCGCGGCCACTACGTGCGCCCGACCGTCGTCACCGATGTCGCGGCCGACGCGGAGATCGTCCAGGAGGAGGTGTTCGGGCCCGTCCTGACCGTCCAGCCCTATGACGGCGTCGAGGAGGCGGTCGCGCTCGCCAACGGCACGCCCTACGGGCTGGCCGGCGCCGTGTGGGGGCCGGACCGGGACGCGGCGGTCGCCGTCGCCCGCCGCCTGCGCACCGGCCAGGTCGACGTCAACGGCGGCGCCTTCAACCCGGCCGCGCCCTTCGGCGGCTACGGGCGCTCCGGGAACGGCCGCGAACTGGGCCGCTGGGGGATCGAGGAGTTCCTGGAGACCAAGGCGCTGCAGCTGTGA
- a CDS encoding DMT family transporter has product MSARRDARLALAAGVLVAVTAVWGSTFPVSKDLLTRLPVPDFLALRFLTAALVVGLVRPAAVLRAGWRVAGVGAGLGLAYFSGQYLQFVGLQHTAPTVSAFVVSMYVVFTPLLACVFARKPPSVRVSAATLLATGGVAAMSLRGFSLGWGEMLTLFAALLYAVHILALGRWSQARTAYALAVVQLGTMGLAFLAVASVDGVQPPATRDVPAFLYLAIVAGGIALLGQTWAQAHLPASTVSITMVLEPVWAAVIGLSVFGERLDARIVLGGMLILTALVVTNARGSGGARWRGRRRRPADGRCATAADPPANTQIGAG; this is encoded by the coding sequence GTGTCCGCCCGGCGTGACGCCCGCCTGGCGCTCGCGGCCGGTGTGCTCGTGGCCGTCACCGCGGTGTGGGGCTCGACCTTCCCCGTCTCCAAGGACCTGCTCACCCGGCTGCCGGTCCCGGACTTCCTGGCGCTCCGGTTCCTCACGGCCGCGCTCGTCGTCGGGCTCGTGCGCCCGGCGGCGGTCCTGCGCGCGGGATGGCGCGTGGCCGGCGTGGGCGCCGGGCTCGGGCTCGCGTACTTCTCGGGCCAGTACCTCCAGTTCGTGGGGCTCCAGCACACCGCGCCGACCGTGTCGGCCTTCGTGGTGTCCATGTACGTGGTGTTCACGCCGCTACTGGCCTGCGTGTTCGCGCGCAAGCCGCCGTCCGTCCGGGTGAGCGCCGCGACGCTCCTCGCCACGGGAGGCGTCGCGGCCATGTCCCTGCGGGGGTTCTCCCTCGGCTGGGGCGAGATGCTCACGCTCTTCGCGGCCTTGCTGTACGCGGTCCACATCCTCGCCCTCGGACGCTGGTCGCAGGCGCGGACCGCCTACGCGCTCGCCGTCGTGCAACTGGGGACCATGGGACTCGCCTTCCTCGCCGTCGCGTCCGTCGACGGGGTGCAGCCGCCGGCGACCCGCGACGTCCCGGCCTTCCTCTACCTGGCGATCGTCGCCGGAGGCATCGCACTGCTCGGGCAGACCTGGGCCCAAGCCCACCTCCCGGCATCGACGGTCTCGATCACCATGGTCCTGGAGCCGGTGTGGGCGGCCGTCATCGGCCTGAGCGTCTTCGGTGAGCGCCTCGACGCGCGGATCGTCCTCGGCGGGATGCTCATCCTCACCGCACTGGTCGTGACCAACGCGCGCGGCTCCGGCGGCGCCCGGTGGCGCGGGCGGCGAAGACGCCCGGCTGACGGCCGGTGCGCGACCGCCGCGGATCCTCCAGCGAATACCCAGATCGGTGCCGGGTAG
- a CDS encoding DUF2243 domain-containing protein: protein MTAATGRAGADARPASLQLPGIALGIGLGGFVDGILLHQLLQWHHMLSSTDTARIGVKYYDPHTVSGLEMNTVWDGLFHVLCWLAVLAGLSILYSRVTHRRRRVWTSQVLWGWVLVGWGLFNVVEGVVDHQILGIHHVRGGPHQIWWDVGFLLLGAVLVAAGWLVQRTGTPFDPEPDASFRPWSA, encoded by the coding sequence ATGACCGCTGCCACCGGCCGGGCCGGCGCCGACGCCAGGCCGGCCAGTCTGCAGTTGCCCGGTATCGCGCTGGGGATCGGCCTCGGCGGCTTCGTCGACGGGATCCTGCTGCACCAGCTCCTGCAGTGGCACCACATGCTCAGCAGCACCGACACCGCCCGGATCGGGGTGAAGTACTACGACCCGCACACGGTCTCCGGGCTGGAGATGAACACGGTGTGGGACGGCCTGTTCCATGTGCTGTGCTGGCTGGCAGTGCTGGCCGGGCTGTCCATCTTGTACTCCCGGGTCACCCATCGGCGCCGCCGGGTGTGGACCTCCCAGGTGCTGTGGGGATGGGTGCTGGTCGGCTGGGGGCTGTTCAACGTCGTCGAAGGCGTCGTCGACCACCAGATCCTCGGCATCCACCACGTGCGCGGCGGCCCGCACCAGATCTGGTGGGACGTCGGCTTCCTTCTCCTGGGCGCCGTGCTGGTGGCCGCCGGATGGCTCGTGCAGCGCACCGGAACCCCGTTCGACCCTGAGCCCGATGCCTCCTTCCGGCCGTGGAGCGCTTGA
- a CDS encoding cytochrome c oxidase assembly protein, which produces MHHPPGPAHDGGGWGTVLAVAGVAALAVAYLLLAHRGSGRARPRDRWRTAMFLTGCALLAVALLPPIAPLAHEDFRGHMLQHMLLGMYAPLALVLGAPLTVLLRALPTDRARELTGALRSRPMAFLAHPIVALTLSTGSLAVLYFTPLYDATTTRPALHWLMHAHFVLSGFLFAWVIAGPDPAPSRPRVNARLLVLGAAIALHAVIAQLMYGGFLTDVDAPIAEVRGGAEIMYYGGDIAELLLAAALVATWRPARRTAPVRRRPSPAPAPAAAVPRLRPEWGAIRTSGWWRRR; this is translated from the coding sequence ATGCACCATCCCCCGGGGCCGGCCCACGACGGCGGGGGATGGGGTACCGTCCTCGCCGTGGCGGGCGTGGCCGCCCTAGCGGTCGCCTACCTGCTGCTGGCGCACCGCGGATCCGGCAGGGCCCGTCCTCGGGACCGGTGGCGCACGGCGATGTTCCTGACCGGATGCGCCCTGTTGGCGGTGGCGCTGCTACCGCCGATCGCGCCACTGGCGCATGAGGACTTCCGCGGCCACATGCTCCAGCACATGCTGCTGGGAATGTACGCGCCGCTGGCCCTGGTCCTGGGCGCTCCGCTCACCGTGCTCCTGCGCGCACTGCCCACCGACCGGGCCCGGGAGCTGACCGGCGCACTGCGCAGCAGGCCGATGGCGTTCTTGGCTCATCCCATCGTCGCGCTGACGCTCAGTACCGGCAGCCTGGCCGTGCTGTACTTCACCCCGCTGTACGACGCCACGACCACCCGTCCGGCCCTGCACTGGCTGATGCACGCGCACTTCGTGCTCTCGGGGTTCCTGTTCGCCTGGGTCATCGCCGGGCCCGATCCCGCGCCTTCACGGCCCCGGGTCAACGCTCGGCTGCTCGTCCTCGGCGCGGCCATCGCCCTGCACGCCGTCATCGCCCAGCTGATGTACGGCGGGTTCCTCACCGACGTGGACGCCCCCATCGCCGAAGTCCGCGGCGGCGCGGAGATCATGTACTACGGCGGAGACATCGCCGAGCTCCTGCTCGCCGCCGCCCTCGTCGCCACCTGGCGCCCCGCCCGCCGCACCGCCCCCGTCCGGCGGCGCCCATCGCCCGCTCCCGCGCCGGCCGCCGCGGTGCCGCGGCTCAGGCCCGAGTGGGGTGCCATTCGAACATCGGGATGGTGGCGTCGTCGGTGA
- a CDS encoding helix-turn-helix transcriptional regulator, translating into MMSVQADVLRLLADPLRAQIVSLLAVEALCNCHLVEETGAKQTNISNHLRALRQAGLVDTEPCGRFTYYRLRPEALEHLASELGELAAAAREAQAHQRKRPCT; encoded by the coding sequence ATGATGTCAGTTCAGGCTGATGTGTTGAGGCTGCTGGCCGACCCGCTGCGTGCTCAGATCGTGTCGCTGCTGGCCGTCGAGGCGTTGTGCAACTGCCACCTCGTTGAGGAGACCGGCGCCAAGCAGACCAATATCTCCAACCACCTGCGGGCGCTGCGCCAAGCCGGGCTCGTGGACACCGAGCCCTGCGGACGGTTCACCTACTACCGGCTGCGCCCCGAGGCGCTGGAGCACCTGGCTTCCGAACTCGGCGAGTTGGCAGCCGCCGCCCGCGAGGCCCAGGCTCACCAGCGGAAGAGGCCGTGCACGTGA
- the arsB gene encoding ACR3 family arsenite efflux transporter, with protein MSTLDRFLPVWIIAAMVLGLGLGRAVPGLDDALARVEAGGISLPIALGLLVMMYPVLAKVRYDRLDTVTGDRRLMAASLLLNWVIGPAVMFALAWILLPDLPEYRTGLIIVGLARCIAMVIIWNDLACGDREAAAVLVALNSVFQVVAFGALGWFYLQVLPGWLGLATDEVDFSVGKIVVNVLVFLGIPLAAGYLTRRLGEGARGRAWYEERFLPRIGPVALYGLLFTIVILFALQGDAITGRPGDVARIALPLLAYFALMWGGSFALGRAVRLPYPRTATLAFTAAGNNFELAIAVAIGTFGVTSGQALSGVVGPLIEVPVLVGLVYVSLWLRNRFPSTGGGNGVLAAGDRPGIQR; from the coding sequence CTGTCGACCCTCGACCGGTTCCTGCCGGTGTGGATCATCGCGGCGATGGTGCTCGGCCTCGGGCTGGGACGCGCCGTTCCCGGACTGGACGACGCGCTGGCCCGGGTCGAGGCCGGCGGGATCTCGCTGCCGATCGCGCTCGGCCTGCTGGTGATGATGTACCCGGTGCTGGCCAAGGTCCGCTACGACCGGCTCGACACCGTCACCGGCGACCGCCGCCTCATGGCGGCCTCGCTGCTGCTGAACTGGGTGATCGGCCCGGCGGTGATGTTCGCGCTGGCCTGGATCCTCCTGCCGGACCTGCCCGAGTACCGCACCGGCCTGATCATCGTCGGGCTGGCCCGGTGCATCGCGATGGTCATCATCTGGAACGACCTGGCCTGCGGCGACCGCGAGGCCGCCGCCGTCCTGGTCGCGCTCAACTCCGTCTTCCAGGTCGTCGCGTTCGGCGCGCTCGGCTGGTTCTACCTGCAGGTCCTGCCCGGTTGGCTGGGCCTGGCGACCGACGAAGTCGACTTCTCCGTCGGCAAGATCGTGGTGAACGTGCTGGTGTTCCTGGGCATCCCGCTGGCGGCCGGCTACCTGACCCGCCGCCTGGGGGAGGGCGCCCGCGGCCGCGCCTGGTACGAGGAGCGGTTCCTGCCCCGGATCGGCCCCGTCGCGCTGTACGGGCTGCTGTTCACCATCGTCATCCTGTTCGCCCTGCAAGGCGACGCCATCACCGGCCGGCCCGGCGACGTCGCCCGTATCGCGCTGCCGCTGCTGGCCTACTTCGCGCTCATGTGGGGCGGGTCCTTCGCCCTCGGCCGCGCCGTCCGGCTGCCCTACCCGCGCACGGCGACGCTCGCCTTCACCGCCGCCGGCAACAACTTCGAACTGGCCATCGCCGTCGCCATCGGCACCTTCGGCGTCACCTCCGGGCAGGCCCTGTCGGGCGTGGTCGGGCCGCTGATCGAGGTCCCGGTCCTGGTCGGGCTGGTGTACGTGTCGCTGTGGCTGCGGAACCGGTTCCCGTCGACGGGCGGTGGCAACGGCGTGCTCGCCGCCGGCGACCGTCCCGGCATCCAACGGTGA
- a CDS encoding arsenate reductase ArsC, translating to MSVPARSAKPSVLFVCVHNAGRSQMAAAYLTHLAGDRIEVRSAGSAPADQVNPAVVEAMAEEGIDISAEVPKVLTVGAVQGSDVVITMGCGDTCPVFPGKRYLDWTLDDPAGQGVDAVRPIRDEIRRRVEGLVGELSSKR from the coding sequence ATGTCCGTTCCGGCTCGCTCTGCCAAGCCCAGTGTCCTGTTCGTCTGCGTGCACAACGCGGGGCGCTCCCAGATGGCCGCCGCCTACCTCACCCACCTGGCGGGTGACCGGATCGAGGTGCGCTCCGCCGGGTCCGCGCCCGCCGACCAGGTCAACCCGGCGGTGGTCGAGGCGATGGCGGAGGAGGGCATCGACATCTCCGCCGAGGTCCCCAAGGTCCTCACCGTCGGCGCCGTCCAAGGTTCCGATGTGGTCATCACCATGGGATGCGGTGACACCTGCCCGGTCTTCCCCGGCAAGCGCTACCTGGACTGGACCCTCGACGACCCCGCGGGGCAGGGCGTCGACGCCGTCCGCCCGATCCGCGACGAGATCCGCCGGCGCGTCGAGGGCCTGGTCGGCGAGCTGTCCTCGAAGAGGTGA
- a CDS encoding helix-turn-helix transcriptional regulator, which yields MVERTAGAPGGCGAAPAAQLGAGAREFLKALASEQRQQMLELFAGGIELTVGTVAERLGVGQSNASQQLALLRRGGLLTSRRDGKQVFYRIDSAAVDRSLAELRDYLRTCCPPGG from the coding sequence ATGGTCGAGCGGACGGCCGGGGCACCGGGCGGATGCGGGGCGGCGCCGGCCGCTCAGCTCGGTGCCGGAGCACGCGAGTTCCTCAAGGCACTGGCCAGCGAGCAGCGGCAGCAGATGCTCGAACTCTTCGCCGGCGGTATCGAACTCACCGTCGGCACGGTCGCCGAGCGGCTCGGGGTCGGCCAGTCCAACGCCTCCCAGCAACTCGCGCTGCTGCGCCGAGGCGGCCTCCTCACCTCGCGCAGGGACGGCAAGCAGGTCTTCTACCGCATCGACTCCGCCGCGGTCGACCGGTCACTCGCCGAACTCCGCGACTACCTGCGCACCTGCTGCCCACCCGGCGGCTGA
- a CDS encoding NAD(P)/FAD-dependent oxidoreductase, with amino-acid sequence MPTTASLVIIGGGQAGLATARIARSLGLAPIVLEAAGQTAGSWPHYYDSLTLFSPARRSALPGAEFPGDPDGYPSRDEVVAYLTDYAAHLDADIRTGHRVTEVMVAGDGARAGFEIVTAGGDVFAAPLVIAATGGFARPHRPDLPGLDGFPGTVLHSSDYRRPGPFTGRRVVVVGGGNSAVQIAIELAAVADVTLATRHPLRFMAQRVLGVDMHIWLQRTGLDAAGWARPLLTGGKGTPVFDTGTYRDAIATGHPDRRPMFTRLEADQVLWSDGTREHVDVVLLATGFRPGVEYLAALGALDGDGRPRHRGGVSATHPGLGFVGLEWQRSFASATLRGVAADARHVLTRLRKQTRTPSGALTST; translated from the coding sequence ATGCCCACCACCGCATCGTTGGTCATCATCGGCGGCGGCCAGGCCGGTCTGGCCACCGCCCGCATCGCCCGGTCCCTGGGCTTGGCGCCCATCGTCCTGGAGGCGGCCGGCCAGACGGCCGGGTCCTGGCCGCACTACTACGACAGCCTCACCCTCTTCTCCCCGGCCCGGCGCAGCGCCCTGCCCGGAGCGGAGTTCCCCGGCGATCCGGACGGCTACCCCTCGCGGGACGAGGTCGTGGCCTACCTGACCGACTACGCCGCCCATCTGGACGCCGACATCCGCACCGGTCACCGGGTCACTGAGGTCATGGTTGCAGGGGATGGCGCACGAGCCGGGTTCGAGATCGTCACGGCGGGCGGCGACGTCTTCGCCGCGCCGCTGGTGATCGCCGCGACGGGCGGATTCGCCCGCCCCCACCGCCCGGACCTGCCGGGACTGGACGGCTTCCCCGGCACGGTGCTGCACTCGTCCGACTACCGCCGTCCCGGACCGTTCACCGGCCGGCGCGTCGTGGTCGTGGGAGGCGGGAACTCGGCCGTGCAGATCGCGATCGAGTTGGCCGCCGTCGCCGACGTCACGCTGGCGACCCGGCACCCGCTCCGCTTCATGGCCCAGCGCGTGCTGGGCGTCGACATGCACATCTGGTTGCAGCGCACCGGGCTGGACGCCGCAGGGTGGGCGCGCCCGCTGCTGACCGGCGGCAAGGGCACCCCGGTGTTCGACACCGGCACCTACCGCGATGCCATCGCCACCGGCCACCCCGACCGCCGCCCGATGTTCACCCGCCTGGAGGCGGACCAGGTCCTCTGGAGCGACGGGACCCGCGAGCACGTCGACGTGGTGCTGCTGGCCACCGGGTTCCGGCCGGGCGTGGAGTATCTCGCCGCGCTGGGCGCGCTCGACGGCGACGGGCGGCCCCGCCACCGCGGCGGTGTCTCGGCCACCCATCCGGGCCTGGGATTCGTGGGGCTGGAATGGCAGCGCTCGTTCGCCTCGGCCACCCTGCGCGGAGTCGCCGCCGACGCCCGGCACGTCCTCACCCGGCTGCGCAAGCAGACCCGCACCCCCAGCGGCGCGCTGACATCGACTTGA
- a CDS encoding metalloregulator ArsR/SmtB family transcription factor yields MLELEDVTDPVCCAPLSGPALSDAEAAELARVFKALSDPVRLRLLNMIASVDGGEACVCDLTGAFDLTAPTISHHLKVLRQTGLIEGERRGTWVYYRVVPDRLTRLSGLFALPALVPA; encoded by the coding sequence ATGCTGGAGCTTGAGGACGTGACCGACCCTGTTTGCTGCGCGCCATTGAGCGGTCCGGCGTTGAGCGATGCGGAGGCCGCCGAGCTGGCCAGGGTGTTCAAGGCGCTGTCCGACCCGGTGCGGTTGCGCCTGCTGAACATGATCGCCTCGGTGGACGGGGGCGAGGCGTGCGTGTGCGACCTGACGGGCGCGTTCGACCTCACCGCGCCGACGATCTCCCACCACCTGAAGGTGCTGCGCCAGACCGGGCTGATCGAGGGCGAGCGGCGCGGCACGTGGGTGTACTACCGGGTGGTGCCGGACAGACTGACCCGCCTGTCGGGCCTGTTCGCCCTGCCGGCCCTGGTCCCGGCCTGA
- a CDS encoding FAD-dependent oxidoreductase produces MNDETGRPEPAASPDAPASASSCCGVSACCTDAEQAVDPGATVQQAKTAAGCGCVEQGPLDGLPVVVIGAGPVGLAAAAHLAERDQDFLVIEAGGEVGAAISEWGHVRLFSPWRYDTDAAARRLLEPTGWRLPDPEALPTGAELVRDYLAPLAKVPALAGRIRTGTRVVAVTRQGVDVTRTVGREERPLLVRAVGPDGAVDDIAARAVIDASGTWGRGNPLGHSGLPAPGEDQAAAHITGPLPDVLGRDRSRFAGRRTLVIGMGHSAANTLLALAELAKNEPGTRVTWAVRGASVARLYGGGDADGLPARGALGTRLKAAVNNGEIDLVRGFTITGVATTDDEAAAVQVNGQTPDGPRVLAADIVVAATGFRPDLDMLREVRVELDPATEAPVRLAPLIDPNFHSCGTVPPHGERDLAHPEPGFYLAGMKSYGRAPTFLMATGYEQVRSIAAALAGDREAADTVHLDLPETGVCSTSLVTDDLLPGAANQSAGQSVPGGGSCCGPTAPEPVSIGIGAPAGLGFATGRVHGHSGEAEHSDA; encoded by the coding sequence GTGAACGACGAGACCGGACGACCGGAGCCGGCAGCCTCCCCGGACGCGCCCGCCAGCGCAAGCAGCTGCTGCGGTGTCAGCGCGTGCTGCACCGACGCCGAACAGGCCGTGGACCCCGGTGCCACCGTCCAGCAGGCCAAGACCGCTGCCGGCTGCGGCTGCGTCGAGCAGGGGCCGCTCGACGGGCTGCCGGTCGTGGTGATCGGCGCCGGACCGGTCGGGCTGGCCGCCGCCGCCCACCTGGCCGAGCGCGATCAGGACTTCCTCGTGATCGAGGCCGGGGGAGAGGTGGGCGCGGCGATCTCGGAGTGGGGACACGTCCGGCTGTTCTCGCCGTGGCGGTACGACACCGACGCCGCCGCGCGGCGGCTTCTGGAACCGACCGGGTGGCGGCTGCCCGACCCCGAGGCGCTGCCGACCGGCGCCGAGCTCGTCCGCGACTACCTGGCGCCGCTCGCCAAGGTTCCCGCGCTGGCCGGACGGATCCGCACCGGCACCCGCGTGGTGGCCGTGACCCGCCAGGGCGTGGACGTGACCCGCACCGTCGGCCGCGAGGAGCGTCCACTGCTGGTCCGCGCCGTGGGCCCGGACGGAGCCGTGGACGACATCGCCGCCCGCGCGGTCATCGACGCGTCCGGCACCTGGGGCCGCGGCAACCCGCTGGGCCACTCCGGCCTGCCCGCGCCCGGCGAGGACCAGGCAGCCGCCCACATCACCGGCCCGCTGCCGGACGTGCTGGGCCGCGACCGGTCCCGCTTCGCGGGCCGCCGCACCCTGGTAATCGGGATGGGGCACTCGGCCGCCAACACCCTCCTCGCCCTGGCCGAACTCGCCAAGAACGAGCCCGGCACCCGCGTCACCTGGGCCGTGCGCGGCGCGTCGGTCGCCCGGCTCTACGGCGGCGGCGACGCAGACGGCCTCCCCGCGCGCGGCGCGCTCGGCACCCGCCTGAAGGCCGCCGTGAACAACGGCGAGATCGACCTGGTCCGCGGCTTCACCATCACCGGCGTCGCCACAACGGACGATGAAGCCGCAGCCGTCCAGGTCAACGGCCAGACCCCGGACGGCCCGCGCGTCCTGGCGGCCGACATCGTGGTCGCCGCGACGGGGTTCCGGCCCGACCTGGACATGCTGCGCGAAGTGCGGGTCGAACTCGACCCCGCCACCGAGGCACCGGTCAGGCTCGCCCCGCTGATCGACCCCAACTTCCACAGCTGCGGGACCGTCCCGCCGCACGGGGAACGCGACCTCGCCCACCCCGAGCCCGGCTTCTACCTGGCCGGGATGAAGAGCTACGGCCGCGCCCCCACCTTCCTGATGGCCACCGGGTACGAGCAGGTCCGCTCCATCGCCGCCGCGCTCGCCGGCGACCGCGAAGCCGCCGACACCGTCCACCTCGACCTCCCCGAGACCGGCGTGTGCTCCACCAGCCTGGTCACCGACGACCTGCTGCCGGGCGCCGCCAACCAGAGCGCCGGCCAGTCCGTGCCTGGTGGCGGGTCATGCTGCGGCCCCACGGCCCCCGAGCCGGTCAGCATCGGTATCGGCGCACCCGCCGGACTGGGTTTCGCGACCGGGCGCGTGCACGGCCACTCCGGCGAGGCCGAACACAGTGATGCCTGA
- a CDS encoding MFS transporter — translation MSRGTPGAVSRVPLVALCVTEITSWGVLYYAFPVLVQDITRDTGWSTAAITAAFSASLIVAALAGVPVGRALDRHGPRVLMTGGSALAVLAVLAVATAPTLWAFTGAWLLAGAAMSAVLYQPAFAALTRYHAPHHLGALTTLTLVAGLASTVFAPLTDTLSAHLTWRGAYLALAVVLAVVTVPLHLLALRRPWPPPPQAEPDKPSRPNDRTGAGAPATVRSRPFLLLAAALTLSAFAMYAVMINLIPLLTSRGASSGTAAWALGLGGIGQVTGRLGYGGLVRRTSVRARTVWILALSAATTATLAAIPGPVTLLIAAAFLAGTTRGIATLLQATAVSDRWGTASYGALSGILAAPITTATAVAPFAGAAIAAGLGGYPRMFLVLAIVAALAAALGAGTAPSHRPSPATPTGRTPAPRPVPRESEE, via the coding sequence ATGAGCCGTGGCACCCCCGGCGCGGTGTCCCGTGTCCCGCTGGTCGCCCTCTGCGTGACCGAGATCACCAGCTGGGGTGTGCTCTACTACGCCTTCCCCGTCCTCGTACAGGACATCACCCGCGACACCGGCTGGTCCACCGCGGCCATCACGGCCGCCTTCTCCGCCTCGCTCATCGTTGCCGCGCTGGCCGGCGTCCCGGTCGGCCGTGCGCTGGACCGGCACGGCCCCCGCGTCCTGATGACCGGCGGCTCGGCGCTCGCCGTGCTCGCCGTCCTGGCCGTGGCCACCGCACCCACCCTGTGGGCGTTCACCGGAGCCTGGCTGCTGGCCGGCGCCGCGATGTCCGCCGTGCTGTACCAGCCCGCCTTCGCCGCCCTCACCCGCTACCACGCGCCGCACCACCTCGGCGCCCTGACCACCCTCACGCTGGTCGCGGGCCTGGCCAGCACGGTGTTCGCGCCGCTCACCGACACGCTGTCGGCCCACCTGACCTGGCGCGGCGCCTACCTGGCGCTGGCCGTGGTACTGGCGGTCGTGACCGTCCCGCTGCACCTGCTCGCCCTGCGCCGGCCCTGGCCCCCGCCACCCCAGGCCGAACCGGACAAGCCAAGCCGCCCGAACGACCGGACCGGGGCCGGGGCGCCGGCCACCGTGCGCAGCAGGCCGTTCCTCCTGCTGGCCGCCGCGCTCACCCTGTCGGCGTTCGCGATGTACGCGGTGATGATCAACCTCATCCCGCTGCTCACCTCCCGCGGTGCCTCCAGCGGCACCGCCGCCTGGGCGCTCGGCCTCGGCGGGATCGGCCAGGTCACCGGACGCCTCGGCTACGGCGGCCTGGTCCGGCGCACCAGCGTCCGCGCACGGACCGTCTGGATCCTCGCGCTGTCGGCCGCCACCACCGCGACCCTCGCCGCCATCCCCGGACCCGTGACACTGCTCATCGCAGCCGCCTTCCTCGCCGGCACGACCCGCGGCATCGCCACCCTGCTCCAGGCGACCGCCGTCTCCGACCGCTGGGGCACCGCGTCCTACGGCGCCCTGTCGGGCATCCTCGCCGCTCCCATCACCACCGCCACGGCCGTGGCGCCCTTCGCCGGAGCCGCCATCGCCGCCGGACTCGGCGGCTACCCCCGCATGTTCCTGGTGCTGGCCATCGTCGCCGCCCTGGCGGCGGCACTCGGCGCCGGTACGGCACCGTCACACCGCCCATCGCCCGCGACGCCGACAGGGCGCACTCCCGCTCCGCGCCCGGTACCGCGCGAGAGCGAGGAGTGA